One region of Cucurbita pepo subsp. pepo cultivar mu-cu-16 chromosome LG03, ASM280686v2, whole genome shotgun sequence genomic DNA includes:
- the LOC111789985 gene encoding L-type lectin-domain containing receptor kinase S.4-like, translating to MAQLCFLCFFFFFFLFFAGPAASQQLYFAGFHDSAAVAANLTLTDIAKIEQNGILKLTNDTSRLQGHAFYSSPVRFKNSSDGKAFSFSTAFSIAVVPEYPTLGGHGLAFTIAQSKNLRGLPSQYLGLLNATDVGNFSNHLFAVEFDTVQDFEFGDINDNHVGINLNNMVSNASTTASYFVDDGPTKQNLTLKSGRPIQAWIDYNSAVNSLTVALSPFSTKPKKPILSFNVDLSPILHEFMYVGFSASTGLLASSHYVLGWSFSMNGPAQSLDLSSLPSVPGPKKKHTAFTIGVSVGAVLIVAIAIGVAVFIVWKIKNADIIEAWELEIGPHRYSYKELKQATKRFRDKELLGRGGFGKVYKGTLRKSKTVVAVKRISHESKQGLREFVSEIASIGRLRHRNLVQLLGWCRRRGDLLLVYEFMANGSLDSYIFDEPEAVLSWEQRFRIIKGVASGLLYLHEGYEQVVIHRDVKASNVLLDSEMNGKLGDFGLARLYEHGANPSTTRVVGTLGYLAPELHRTGKATTSSDVYAFGALLLEVACGRRPIDPKSRSEELVLVDWVWENYREGRLMEAMDPKLKGDYNAVEAVMILKLGLFCSNDSAAGRPSMRQVVRYLEGENGVPEEISAPKVVEGGKNGEGFDDFVNSFASTCSYSRTGNDNNNMDTDMSFASFSTSPLSLLNGRD from the exons ATGGCCCAACTctgttttctctgtttcttcttcttcttcttcctcttcttcgcCGGCCCCGCCGCATCTCAGCAGCTCTACTTCGCCGGATTCCACGACTCCGCCGCTGTCGCTGCCAACTTAACCCTCACTGACATCGCCAAGATCGAGCAGAACGGAATCTTAAAGCTCACGAACGACACCAGTCGATTACAGGGCCATGCCTTTTACAGTTCCCCTGTTCGCTTCAAAAACTCCTCCGACGGCAAAGCTTTTTCGTTCTCCACCGCTTTTTCCATCGCCGTCGTCCCCGAGTACCCGACCCTCGGTGGCCATGGCCTCGCCTTCACCATTGCGCAGTCGAAGAACCTCCGTGGACTTCCCAGTCAGTATTTGGGCCTTCTCAATGCGACCGACGTTGGGAACTTCTCGAACCATCTCTTCGCCGTGGAGTTTGACACCGTTCAAGATTTCGAGTTCGGCGACATCAACGACAACCACGTCGGAATTAATCTCAACAATATGGTCTCTAATGCCTCCACCACCGCTTCCTATTTCGTTGATGATGGACCCACCAAGCAAAACCTGACCCTAAAAAGTGGGAGGCCGATTCAAGCTTGGATCGATTACAATTCCGCTGTAAATTCCCTGACCGTGGCGCTTTCTCCGTTCTCCACTAAACCCAAGAAGCCGATTCTGTCGTTTAATGTAGATCTCTCTCCGATTCTTCACGAGTTTATGTATGTTGGGTTCTCCGCCTCGACTGGGCTTCTTGCAAGCTCTCACTATGTGTTGGGATGGAGTTTCAGTATGAATGGACCAGCCCAATCTCTGGATCTTTCTTCTTTGCCTTCTGTTCCTGGTCCGAAGAAGAAGCACACTGCCTTTACAATTGGGGTTTCTGTTGGGGCCGTTTTGATTGTAGCAATTGCAATTGGCGTTGCTGTTTTTATCGTATGGAAGATAAAAAACGCGGACATAATCGAGGCCTGGGAGCTTGAAATCGGCCCTCATCGGTACTCTTACAAGGAGCTCAAGCAGGCGACTAAACGATTTAGGGACAAAGAGCTTCTAGGGCGCGGTGGGTTTGGGAAAGTTTACAAAGGGACTTTGCGGAAATCGAAAACCGTAGTGGCTGTGAAGCGAATCTCTCATGAATCGAAACAGGGCCTGAGGGAATTTGTGTCGGAAATCGCTAGCATTGGCCGGCTTCGACACCGGAACTTGGTTCAGTTGCTGGGATGGTGTCGCCGCCGTGGGGATCTGCTTCTGGTTTATGAATTTATGGCTAATGGGAGCTTGGATAGCTACATTTTCGATGAGCCGGAAGCGGTTCTGAGTTGGGAACAGAGATTCAGAATCATCAAGGGCGTCGCCTCTGGTTTGCTGTACTTACACGAAGGCTACGAGCAG GTGGTGATTCATAGAGATGTGAAGGCCAGTAATGTCCTGCTCGACAGCGAGATGAATGGAAAGCTGGGCGATTTCGGCCTGGCTCGGCTATACGAACACGGGGCGAACCCGAGCACGACTCGGGTGGTGGGAACTCTGGGATATCTGGCGCCGGAGCTACACAGAACAGGAAAAGCCACGACTAGCTCAGATGTGTACGCCTTCGGCGCACTTCTGCTGGAAGTGGCCTGCGGACGTCGACCGATCGACCCAAAATCTCGGTCGGAGGAGCTGGTGCTGGTGGATTGGGTGTGGGAGAATTACAGGGAAGGGAGATTAATGGAAGCAATGGATCCAAAACTGAAAGGGGATTACAATGCGGTGGAGGCAGTGATGATATTGAAATTGGGGTTATTCTGTTCGAACGATTCGGCGGCGGGGCGGCCGAGTATGAGGCAGGTGGTGCGGTATTTGGAGGGGGAAAATGGAGTGCCGGAGGAGATATCGGCACCGAAAGTGGTGGAGGGAGGGAAGAACGGGGAAGGGTTCGATGATTTTGTGAATTCGTTTGCTTCAACATGCTCGTATTCGCGTACCggaaatgataataataatatggatACGGATATGAgttttgcttcattttccaCTTCTCCTCTTTCGCTTCTCAATGGCAGAGACTGA